The Manihot esculenta cultivar AM560-2 chromosome 11, M.esculenta_v8, whole genome shotgun sequence genome includes a region encoding these proteins:
- the LOC110626155 gene encoding auxin transporter-like protein 5 → MAADKVVETVIVGNYVEMETEGNSRNMKTRLSKFLWHGGSVYDAWFSCASNQVAQVLLTLPYSFSQLGMLSGVLFQLFYGLLGSWTAYLISILYVEYRTRKEREKVDFRNHVIQWFEVLDGLLGKHWRNVGLAFNCTFLLFGSVIQLIACASNIYYINDNLDKRTWTYIFGACCATTVFIPSFHNYRIWSFLGLLMTTYTAWYLTIASLLHGQVEGVKHSGPNKIVLYFTGATNILYTFGGHAVTVEIMHAMWKPQKFKAIYLLATLYVLTLTLPSAAAVYWAFGDMLLNHSNAFSLLPRSPFRDMAVILMLIHQFITFGFACTPLYFVWEKAIGLHECKSLCKRAAARLPVVIPIWFLAIIFPFFGPINSTVGSLLVSFTVYIIPALAHIFTFRSGAARENAVEQPPKFVGRWVGAYMINVFVVVWVLIVGFGFGGWASMTNFIHQIDTFGLFTKCYQCPPPPPINVNATAAAPPPLHHPNNRTHHL, encoded by the exons atggcaGCTGATAAGGTGGTGGAGACTGTGATCGTAGGGAATTATGTGGAGATGGAAACTGAAGGGAACTCTAGGAACATGAAAACGAGGCTGTCTAAGTTTTTGTGGCATGGTGGTTCTGTTTATGATGCTTGGTTTAGCTGTGCTTCTAATCAG GTGGCTCAAGTATTGCTTACTTTGCCATACTCGTTTTCACAACTAGGAATGCTATCTGGCGTACTGTTTCAGCTCTTCTATGGACTGTTGGGTAGCTGGACAGCTTATCTCATTAGCATACTTTATGTAGAATACAGAaccagaaaagaaagagaaaaagttgaTTTCAGGAACCATGTCAttcag TGGTTTGAAGTTCTTGATGGGCTCCTAGGGAAACACTGGAGGAATGTGGGTTTGGCATTTAACTGCACTTTTCTTCTGTTTGGATCTGTCATTCAACTCATAGCTTGTGCTAG CAACATATATTACATAAACGACAATCTGGACAAGAGAACTTGGACTTACATCTTCGGAGCTTGTTGCGCCACCACTGTGTTTATTCCTTCATTTCACAATTACAGAATCTGGTCATTTCTTGGCCTCCTCATGACAACTTACACTGCTTGGTACCTCACCATTGCTTCTCTCCTCCATGGCCAG GTGGAAGGAGTGAAGCATTCGGGTCCAAACAAGATAGTGCTATACTTCACTGGGGCCACAAACATTCTCTATACATTTGGAGGACATGCTGTTACTGT AGAAATCATGCACGCAATGTGGAAGCCTCAGAAATTCAAGGCTATATATTTACTGGCAACTCTGTATGTGCTGACGCTGACGCTTCCCTCAGCAGCAGCTGTCTACTGGGCATTTGGAGACATGCTTCTTAATCACTCCAACGCTTTTTCTCTCCTCCCAAGATCTCCTTTCAGAGACATGGCTGTCATTTTAATGCTCATTCACCAG TTTATAACATTTGGGTTTGCATGCACTCCTTTGTACTTTGTGTGGGAGAAAGCAATTGGGTTGCATGAGTGCAAGAGCTTATGCAAGAGAGCTGCAGCCAGATTGCCTGTGGTCATTCCTATTTGGTTTCTAGCTATCATCTTCCCATTTTTTGGACCCATCAATTCTACGGTTGGATCTCTCCTTGTTAGCTTCACCGTATATATCATCCCTGCGCTGGCCCACATCTTCACCTTCAGATCAGGCGCTGCAAGAGAG AATGCAGTGGAGCAGCCACCGAAGTTCGTGGGGAGATGGGTAGGGGCGTACATGATAAATGTGTTTGTAGTGGTGTGGGTCCTAATTGTTGGGTTTGGATTTGGTGGGTGGGCGAGCATGACAAACTTCATACACCAGATTGATACATTTGGTCTCTTCACAAAGTGTTACCAGTGTCCACCACCTCCGCCCATCAATGTAAATGCCACCGCCGCAGCTCCTCCTCCTCTCCACCACCCCAACAACCGTACTCACCACCTTTGA